From the bacterium genome, the window GCTGGTCCTCGCCCCGCGCCGCGGCCTGCTCGCCGGCGCCTGGCGCCGCTGGCGCCGCCGCCGCGACCTGCGCCTGCACGCGGTCCTGCTCGACCTGCACGCCCTCGCCGGCCAGCACGGCGACCCCACCGCCGCGCCCCACGCCGCCGCGGTGCTGCGGGCGATGGCCGCCGGCGGCGCGGTGCGCCGTTCGCTGCGCGAACTGGCGGGCCGCGGCTGGGCGGCCGACGCCGGCGGCGATCTGTGGACCATCACCGCCGACGGCCGCGGCGAAGCCGAGCGCTTCCTCGCCGCCCGCGCCGTCGACGGCCGCCCGGAGGCCTCGCCATGATGTCGCCCCAGGTCGAGATCCAGCTCATCGCCGCGGTGACCGCCGCCGCCTGCTCCCTGGTGGGCACGTTCCTGGTGCTGCGGCGCATGGCGATGATGAGCGACGCGATCAGCCACTCGATCCTGCTGGGCATCGTCGTGGCCTTCCTGGCGGTCGGCGACCTCGCCTCCCCCTGGCTGGTCCTGGGCGCGGCGGCCACCGGCGTGCTGACCGTCGCCCTGGTCGAGACGCTGCACCGCACGCGCCTGGTCAAGGAGGACGCGGCCATCGGCCTGGTCTTCCCGGCCCTCTTCAGCCTGGGCGTGATCCTGCTGGCGCGCCACGCGGGTGCCGTCCACCTCGACACCGACGTCGTGCTGCTCGGCGAACTGGCCTTCGCGCCGTTCGACCGCTTCGCACCCGGCGGCACCGACCTGGGCCCGCGGGCGCTGTGGCTGGCGGGCGGCGTGCTGCTGCTGGACGCCGCCGCGCTGGCGCTGTTCTTCAAGGAGCTGAAGCTCGCGACCTTCGACGCCGGCCTGGCCGCCACGCTCGGCTTCGCGCCCGCCCTGATCCACTACGGCCTGATGTCGCTGGTGAGCGTGACCGCCGTGGCGAGCTTCGACGCGGTGGGGCTGGTGCTGGTGGTCGCGCTGATGGTGGGGCCGCCGGCCGCGGCCCACCTGCTGACCGACCGCCTACCGCGGCTGCTGGGGCTGGCGGTGCTGATGGGAGCGGCGTCGGCGGTCGGCGGCTACTGGATCGCCCGCTGGCTCGACGTCTCGATCGCGGGCGCCATGGCCGCGACGGTGGGGCTCGTCTTCCTGCTGGCGCTGCTGTCGGCGCCGCAGCGGGGCCTCGTCGCCGCCGCGCGGCGGCGCGCGACGCAGCGGCTGGAGTTCGCGCTGGCGATGCTGGCCATCCACGTGGCCCAGCACCAGGACGGGCCCGACGCCGCGGACGAGTGCCGCGCCGACCGCATCCACCTGCACCTGCACTGGGAGAGCGGGTTCGCCGAGCGGGTGCTGCGCGCCGCGGAGCAGCGGCGGCTCCTGCACCGTGCGGGCGGGCTGGTCCGGCTGGACGAGGCGGGACAAGCCCTGGCGCGCGGCGCCCTGACCCGCTAGACCGCGTCGCCGCCCATCACCAATTCGACGTCGTCGGCCGTCTTGGGGATCGGGGCCCCCAGCACGCGGTTGCCGTCGGCGGTGACCAGCACGTCGTCCTCCAGGCGGATCCCCCCGAAGCCCGCGTAGCGCCGCACGGCGGCGTAGTCGATGAACCCCTCGTGCAGCCCGGCGTCCTGCCAGCGCGCGATCAGCGCCGGGTTGAAGTAGATCCCCGGCTCGAGCGTGATCACGAACCCCGGCTTCAGCGCCTTGGCCAGCCGCAGGAAGTTCAGGCCGAACTGCGGGCTGCGCGCCTCCCCCTCGTCGTAGCCCACGGCATCGCCGAGGTCCTCCATGTCGTGGACGTCCAGGCCCAGCATGTGCCCGATGCCGTGCGGGAAGAACAGGGCGTGTGCGCCGGCGGCGACCGCGGCGGCGGGATCGCCGCGCATCAGGCCGAGGTCCTTCAGCCCGCCCGCGACGGCCAGCGCGGCCGCCAGGTGCACGTCGCGGTTGGTCGCGCCGGGCGCCACGGCCTCGATGGCCGCGGCCTGGGCGCCCAGCACCACGTCGTAGACGTCGCGCTGCCGCGGGGCGAAGACGCCGCTCACCGGGATCGTGCGCGTGATGTCGGAGCAGTAGCCCTCGCTGGTCTCGACGCCGCTGTCCAGCAGCAGCAGCTGGCCCGGCTCGAGCGTGTTGGCGCGGCTCTCGTTGTGCAGGATCTCGCCGCGCACCGAGACGATCGGCTGGAACGACGGCGGCATGTCGTAGCTGAGCGCCACGCCCTGCATGGCGCCGGCGATCTGGGCCTCGTGCAGGCCGGGGCGCGCGTTGCGCAGGGCGAACTGGTACATCAGCGCGCTGACGCCCAGGGCAGTCTCGATCTCGGCGATCTCGGCGTCGCTCTTGATCTCGCGCAGCGCGACCACGGCGCGCACCAGATCGCGCGAGGCGCCGTCCGCCACGGCCGACGGCGCCACGCCCAGCAGGTCCGCCAGCAGCAGGCGGTTGCTCGCGCGGTAGGGCGGCAGGTAGTGGACCCGCCCGCAGGCGGCGAGGTCCGCCGCGAGGCGGTCGCGCGGCGCGTGGCGCGCGAGCCCGGCCGCCGCGGCGAGGTCGCCGAGGGAGGGTTGCGGCCCGGACCACACCACGTCGTCGGGGTGGGGGGCCGGCCCGTACAGCGTGCCGGTTCCGTCGGGCAGCAGCAGCAGCGCCAGGTCGGGGCGCGCGATGCCGGCGAAGTACAGGAAGTGCGAGTCCTGCCGGAAGGGGTACGCGTTGTCCTCGTAGTTACGGCTGGCCTGGCCGTTGCCCGGCAGCAGGATCGCGCCCTCGGGCAGCAGGCCGCGCAGGGCCTCGCGGCGCAGGATGCGGGTGGCGGTGTCCATGCGGTCCATCCTTTCCGGCGGTGGCGGCGCGGGCCGCGTCGGCGGCCCCGGATTCGGGCCAGAGTAGCTCAGGCCCGACGCTCCGGCCACGGCTGAAAAAAGCGCCGCCCCGGCCGAAGCCGGGGCGGCGCCCTCTTGCGCGCTCTCCGTCGGAACGCGCCTGAAGCTACCGGTACATCGCCTTGACCGAACCCCAATCGGCGTTCTCGTTGCCCACGGGGGTGCAGGCGCCGCTGGTGTTGTCGTCCCAGTTGGACGTCAGCGTCTGCTCGCCGGGCATGGCGTTGTCGACGACGAAGCTGCGGTTGGCCACGTTCTCCCACGAGCCGCAGTCGTCCTTCTTGAACTTGTACTCGACCGTCAGCGGGATCGCCGAGCCGGCCGGGAACACGAGGCAGGTCTGGTACAGGCCCGGGCCGACCTGCACGGCCGGCACGCCGGCGCCCCAGTTCGAGAGCTGGGCCACCGAGCCGATGGAGCAGACGCCGCCGGTGTTGTCGATGCCGTCGAGGCACACCTGCAGGCAGACCGTGCGGTCGGCGTCCAGGAGGTTGCCCAGGCCGCAGCCGATCGGCAGGTTGTTCCAGCTGTCGGCGGCCAGGACCACCGAGGTCGTGCCGTCGGTGGGCAGCATGACGGGGCGATTGGCCGCGCCTTCCCACGTGCTGCAGCCGTCCTTCTTGAACTTGTACTCGAAGGCGGGGTTGCCGCCGGCCGGGAAGGTCACGACGACTTCGTACAGGTCGCCGCCGAGACTGGTCATCGTCACGCCCGTGTTCCAGCTGCCGATCGCGGGTGCGCTGCCGATGACGCAGGGAGCGCCGGAGGTGGCCTCGCCGCTCATGCACAGCGTGAAGGTCACGTTCACGTCGACCGGCAGCACGTTGGTCACGTTGTAGCGCTGCGCGGGCGGGTTGCCGGCCTGGTCGTTGACGCTGGTGAACCAAGTGTCGTCGGTCAGGTCGTGGAACTTCACGTGCACGTCGACATACGACGCGCCCATGAGCATGGCCTGCGGGACCTGGACCGTGTACTCGTCGTTGCTGCCGACGTCGCCCTGGAACGACATCTGGACGGTCGACACCGCGCCGCCGTCGGCCGACATGTCGCAGAACGCTTCGATGCCGGCGCCCTGGCCACCGGCGTCGGTGACCCCGCCCTTCCAGCACTGGGCGTAGACGTTCACGGGGCCGGTCGGCACGACGATCGCGCCGCTGTTGGGCCACACGTTGCCGCCCCAGCCGATGACGGCGGCGGCGTTGCCGGCGCCGAGGGCCAGCAGCAGGACGGACAGCAGAAACACTTTCTTCATGGCTCCTCCTCAAGGTGACGCTGCCCGTGAGCGGCACGGGCGATCAGGCCGCAAAACGCCTTGTCGTGGCGCATCGTGGAGTGATGATTGTATCACAGAAACGCAGATCCTTGATCAAACGATCTGCAGAACCCGCCGAATTTTACGTCTCGGTGGAATCGTCCGGATCGCGGGACGGCAGCGGCGGATCCGGGGAACGCCCTTTAAGTTGCCTGAGCAATATTTGATGTTGCGATTATTGACTCATCTCATGTATGCTGGCGACATGGCACAGGAACCTCTCTCCCTGGAAACCAGCCTCTCCTTCCGGCTGCTGAACACCGCGCACGCGGTCCAACTGCACCACCAGCGGGCCCTGGGCGGGGCCGCGCTGACGCTCAGCCAGTTCTGGGTGCTGAAACTGGTGTGCGACGGGGACGCGAGGCGGCCGTCGGACGCAGCCCGGCGGCTCGGGGTCCATCCCGGGGATGTCACGCGGCTGATCCGGGGGCTGTCGGCGAAGGGCCTGCTCACGCGGTCGCGGCGGGGGGACGACCAGCGGTCCCTGCACCTGGCGCCGACGCCCAAGGGCGAGCAGGTCGCGGCGGAACTGGGGGCGCTGATCGCGGCGGCGGACGTCGCGCTGGCGGCGGCCGCCGGACCGGATGCCGCGGCGCGGCTGTTCGGGCTGCTGGACGCCGTCCACGAGCGGGCCGGGGTCCGGAACACCGCCGGCGCCTGACCGCCGACGGCACGACTCACATGTTGCGTCGGTACTGCCCCCCCACCTCGTAGAGCGCCGCGCTCATCTGCCCCAGCGAGCACACCCGCGAAGCCTCGAGCAGCGCCTCGAAGACGTTGCCGTGCGCGACGGCGGTGCGCTGCATGGCGGCCAGCGCCGCGGGGGCGCGCCCGGCGTGGCGCTTCCGGAAGTCCGCCAGCGAGGCGATGGCGTCCTCCTTCTCCTGCGGGGTCGAGCGGATCACCTCGCCCGGGAGCACCGTCGGCGAGCCCTTGGGGTCGAGGTAGGTGTTCACCCCCACGATGGGCAGCTCCCCGCTGTGCTTGCGCGACTCGTAGAGCAGGGACTCCTCCTGGATGCGGGTGCGCTGGTACATGCGCTCCATCGCGCCCAGGACGCCGCCGCGCTCGCTGAGGCGCTCGAATTCCGCCAGCACCGCCTGCTCCACCAGGTCGGTCAGCTCGTCGACGATGAACGCGCCCTGCAGGGGGTTCTCGTTGCGGGCCAGGCCCAGCTCCTGGTTGATGATCAGCTGGATGGCCATCGCGCGGCGCACCGACTCCTCGGTCGGGGTGGTGATCGCCTCGTCGTAGGCGTTGGTGTGCAGGCTGTTGCAGTTGTCGTAGATCGCGTAGAGCGCCTGCAGCGTGGTGCGGATGTCGTTGAAGCCGATCTCCTGCGCGTGCAGCGAGCGCCCCGAGGTCTGGATGTGGTACTTGAGCTTCTGCGAGCGCTCGTTGGCGCCGTAGAGGTTGCGCAGGGCCTTGGCCCAGAGGCGCCGGGCGACGCGGCCCATCACGGCGTACTCGGGGTCCATGCCGTTGCTGAAGAAGAACGACAGGTTGGGCGCGAAGTCGTCGATGCGCATGCCGCGCGACAGGTAGTACTCGACGTAGGTGAAGCCGTTGGCGAGCGTCAGCGCCAGCTGGGTGATCGGGTTCGCGCCCGCCTCGGCGATGTGGTAGCCGCTGATCGACACCGAGTAGAAGTTGCGCACGCCGCGATCGATGAAGGCCTGCTGCATGTCGCCCATCATGCGCAGCGCGAACTCCGTGGAGAAGATGCAGGTGTTCTGGGCCTGGTCCTCCTTGAGGATGTCGGCCTGCACGGTGCCGCGCACGCCCGCCAGGGTCTCGCGGCGGATGCGCCCGTAGACCTCGGGCTCCAGCACGCGGTCGCCGCCGGAGCCCAGCAGCAGCAGGCCCAGGCCGTCGTGGCCGGGAGGCAGCGGGCCGCGGTAGGCGGGGCGCGGCATTCCCAGGTCGGCGTACTCGCGCTCGATCCGCGCCGCGGTCTCGTCGGCCAGCCCCTGCGCGCGCAGCCACTTCTCGCACTGCTG encodes:
- a CDS encoding Xaa-Pro aminopeptidase, which encodes MDTATRILRREALRGLLPEGAILLPGNGQASRNYEDNAYPFRQDSHFLYFAGIARPDLALLLLPDGTGTLYGPAPHPDDVVWSGPQPSLGDLAAAAGLARHAPRDRLAADLAACGRVHYLPPYRASNRLLLADLLGVAPSAVADGASRDLVRAVVALREIKSDAEIAEIETALGVSALMYQFALRNARPGLHEAQIAGAMQGVALSYDMPPSFQPIVSVRGEILHNESRANTLEPGQLLLLDSGVETSEGYCSDITRTIPVSGVFAPRQRDVYDVVLGAQAAAIEAVAPGATNRDVHLAAALAVAGGLKDLGLMRGDPAAAVAAGAHALFFPHGIGHMLGLDVHDMEDLGDAVGYDEGEARSPQFGLNFLRLAKALKPGFVITLEPGIYFNPALIARWQDAGLHEGFIDYAAVRRYAGFGGIRLEDDVLVTADGNRVLGAPIPKTADDVELVMGGDAV
- a CDS encoding metal ABC transporter permease, producing the protein MSPQVEIQLIAAVTAAACSLVGTFLVLRRMAMMSDAISHSILLGIVVAFLAVGDLASPWLVLGAAATGVLTVALVETLHRTRLVKEDAAIGLVFPALFSLGVILLARHAGAVHLDTDVVLLGELAFAPFDRFAPGGTDLGPRALWLAGGVLLLDAAALALFFKELKLATFDAGLAATLGFAPALIHYGLMSLVSVTAVASFDAVGLVLVVALMVGPPAAAHLLTDRLPRLLGLAVLMGAASAVGGYWIARWLDVSIAGAMAATVGLVFLLALLSAPQRGLVAAARRRATQRLEFALAMLAIHVAQHQDGPDAADECRADRIHLHLHWESGFAERVLRAAEQRRLLHRAGGLVRLDEAGQALARGALTR
- a CDS encoding MarR family transcriptional regulator, giving the protein MAQEPLSLETSLSFRLLNTAHAVQLHHQRALGGAALTLSQFWVLKLVCDGDARRPSDAARRLGVHPGDVTRLIRGLSAKGLLTRSRRGDDQRSLHLAPTPKGEQVAAELGALIAAADVALAAAAGPDAAARLFGLLDAVHERAGVRNTAGA
- a CDS encoding carbohydrate-binding module family 20 domain-containing protein, with translation MKKVFLLSVLLLALGAGNAAAVIGWGGNVWPNSGAIVVPTGPVNVYAQCWKGGVTDAGGQGAGIEAFCDMSADGGAVSTVQMSFQGDVGSNDEYTVQVPQAMLMGASYVDVHVKFHDLTDDTWFTSVNDQAGNPPAQRYNVTNVLPVDVNVTFTLCMSGEATSGAPCVIGSAPAIGSWNTGVTMTSLGGDLYEVVVTFPAGGNPAFEYKFKKDGCSTWEGAANRPVMLPTDGTTSVVLAADSWNNLPIGCGLGNLLDADRTVCLQVCLDGIDNTGGVCSIGSVAQLSNWGAGVPAVQVGPGLYQTCLVFPAGSAIPLTVEYKFKKDDCGSWENVANRSFVVDNAMPGEQTLTSNWDDNTSGACTPVGNENADWGSVKAMYR